From Brassica oleracea var. oleracea cultivar TO1000 chromosome C3, BOL, whole genome shotgun sequence, a single genomic window includes:
- the LOC106334573 gene encoding 1-phosphatidylinositol-3-phosphate 5-kinase FAB1B: MDTRDSSSNKTLSEIVGLVKSWIPWRSEPATVSRDFWMPDQSCRVCYECDCQFTLINRRHHCRLCGRVFCGKCTANSIPLAGSDLRAPREEWERIRVCNYCFRQWEEQGDGGAHVSNVPELSTSPSESSLLSSKTSTTANSSSFALGSMPGPAVPYQRAQRGSDVSLHGVSSMEAGTTRKGKETSRRNSFIATDVQDPSRFASNRSDDEYDEYGVYQTDIDTSHSPQANQYYGPMEYEETSIGGDGPCKHLSGETSDQKSLSGSPLIHHCLESLIGEGAEQFQKKDEHDGRDESEAPSPPDDQVAEPVDFENNGLLWVPPDPENEEDERESPLYDEEDNEGEASGEWGYLRPSASFGSGEYRSEDRTSEEHKKAMKNVVDGHFRALLAQLLQVENIPVSDEEGKESWLEIITSLSWEAANLLKPDMSKSGGMDPGGYVKVKCLASGFRHDSMVVKGVVCKKNVAHRRMRAKIENARLLILGGGLEYQRVSNQLSSFDTLLQQEKDHLKMAVAKIHAERPNILLVEKSVSRFAQEYLLAKDVSLVLNIKRPLLDRIARCTGAQIIPSVDHLSSQKLGYCENFRVDRFLEEHGSAGQAGKKVVKTLMYFEGCPRPLGFTILLRGANEEELKKVKHVVQYGVFAAYHLALETSFLADEGASPELPLNSPITVALPDKSMSIERSISTVPGFMVSAYEKSPTMLTGSEPQRANSVPASELLSTTANVSIQKDINPLIPNGSGWQGREGTPGFTFSRYNVPLNLPDRLIAGRNADFSERSALADKSNPTDILDSSLHSSGQGVVPQSSQSSKSVVVENQDNGTEFMAIQQQNSETPKEPQSQKEEFPPAPSDHQSILVSLSSRSVWKGTVCERSHLFRIKYYGSFDKPLGRFLRDHLFDQGYRCRSCEMPSEAHVHCYTHRQGSLTISVKKLQDCLLPGEKEGKIWMWHRCLRCPRPDGFPPATLRVVMSDAAWGLSFGKFLELSFSNHAAASRVACCGHSLHRDCLRFYGFGNMVACFRYATIDVNSVYLPPSVLSFNYDNQDWIQRETDEVVERAELLFSEVLNAISQIAAKGFRRRIGELEELLQREKAEFEDNIQKMMLQREVKEGQPQVDILELYRLRRQLIFQSYMWDHRLINASSLSKIECSDENEKVPLAKSQTLPEMNAGTNSLLSGSEVDQNPDGGSTDDTKVQKEADTNLDMNPEKEDGGEVSPSKTLPDSSEPLESKLDVRRTQSDGEIVTKNLSATLDAAWIGERQTSGEIPTNTKILLPPSNSSTFPPIDLPEQQNEFKVAYPVSPALPSKDYESSEDSVSWLGVPFLNFYRSINKNFLLSSQKLDTFGEHSPVYISSFREAELRGGPRLLLPVGINDIVVPVYDDEPTSMIAYALTSPEYQRQISVEGESLVSYTSELNIPRPVDDTIFDPSRSTSSVDENILSMSSSRSLDPLSYTKALHARVSYGEDGTLGKVKYTVTCYYAKRFEALRGICIPSELEYIRSLSRCKKWGAQGGKSNVFFAKTLDDRFIIKQVTKTELESFIKFAPAYFKYLSESISTKSPTCLAKILGIYQVATKQLKSGKETKMDVLIMENLLFGRTVKRLYDLKGSSRARYNPDASGSNKVLLDQNLIEAMPTSPIFVGNKAKRLLERAVWNDTAFLALGDVMDYSLLVGVDEEKNELVLGIIDFLRQYTWDKHLESWVKFTGILGGPKNEAPTVISPKQYKRRFRKAMTTYFLMVPDQWSPPNVIANNSRSDQPEETSQAGTQAE; this comes from the exons ATGGATACAAGAGATAGTAGTAGTAACAAGACACTCTCCGAGATTGTGGGTCTGGTCAAATCCTGGATCCCCTGGCGATCAGAGCCAGCTACCGTGTCCAGGGACTTCTGGATGCCTGATCAGAGCTGTCGTGTTTGCTACGAGTGTGACTGTCAGTTTACTCTCATCAACCGCAGGCACCACTGCCGTCTCTGTGGGAGAGTTTTCTGCGGCAAGTGTACTGCCAACTCTATACCTTTGGCTGGGAGTGACTTGAGAGCTCCTCGGGAGGAGTGGGAGAGGATCCGTGTTTGTAATTATTGTTTCAGGCAGTGGGAGGAGCAAGGTGATGGTGGGGCTCACGTTTCGAATGTCCCTGAGCTTAGCACCTCGCCTTCGGAGTCCAGTCTTCTTAGCTCGAAGACTAGTACCACTGCTAATAGTAGTAGCTTCGCTCTTGGCTCCATGCCGGGGCCAGCTGTTCCTTACCAAAGGGCTCAACGTGGTTCTGATGTCAGTTTGCATGGTGTATCGTCTATGGAGGCAGGCACGACGAGAAAAGGCAAAGAAACTTCGAGGAGGAACAGCTTCATCGCTACAGATGTGCAAGATCCATCTCGCTTTGCTTCAAATAG GAGTGATGATGAGTACGATGAGTATGGTGTATACCAGACTGATATTGATACGAGCCATTCTCCTCAAGCTAATCAATATTATGGGCCAATGGAATATGAGGAGACGAGCATAGGTGGTGATGGGCCCTGTAAGCATCTTAGTGGCGAAACCTCTGACCAGAAAAGTTTAAGCGGCTCTCCACTCATTCACCATTGTCTTGAGTCTCTGATTGGGGAAGGAGCAGAGCAGTTCCAGAAGAAAGACGAGCATGATGGTCGTGACGAATCTGAAGCTCCTTCTCCGCCAGATGACCAAGTGGCGGAACCGGTGGATTTCGAGAACAATGGACTTTTGTGGGTCCCACCTGACCCGGAAAATGAAGAAGATGAGAGAGAAAGTCCTTTGTATGATGAGGAAGATAATGAGGGAGAGGCCTCAGGTGAGTGGGGATACTTGCGACCTTCCGCTAGCTTTGGAAGTGGAGAGTACCGTAGCGAGGATCGAACTAGTGAAGAGCACAAGAAGGCTATGAAGAATGTGGTTGATGGGCACTTTAGGGCTTTGCTTGCACAGTTGTTGCAAGTCGAGAACATCCCTGTGAGCGACGAAGAGGGGAAAGAGAGCTGGTTAGAGATCATCACCTCTCTTTCTTGGGAGGCGGCTAACTTATTGAAGCCTGATATGAGCAAAAGTGGAGGAATGGATCCTGGTGGCTATGTCAAAGTTAAGTGCTTAGCTTCCGGGTTTCGACATGATAG CATGGTGGTTAAGGGAGTTGTTTGCAAGAAAAATGTGGCTCATAGGAGAATGAGAGCGAAGATTGAGAACGCTCGACTACTGATTCTAGGCGGTGGGCTTGAGTATCAAAGGGTCTCAAACCAGTTATCGAGTTTTGATACTTTGTTGCAACAG GAAAAGGATCATCTGAAGATGGCTGTTGCAAAGATTCACGCTGAACGTCCAAACATTCTACTTGTTGAAAAATCAGTTTCTCGGTTTGCGCAAGAGTACCTTCTAGCCAAAGACGTATCTCTTGTTCTAAACATTAAGAGGCCACTTTTAGACCGCATTGCTCGCTGCACTGGTGCTCAGATCATCCCTTCTGTAGACCACCTCTCCTCTCAAAAGCTGGGTTACTGTGAGAATTTTCGTGTGGATAGGTTTCTTGAAGAACATGGTTCAGCTGGTCAAGCTGGAAAGAAAGTAGTGAAGACGTTGATGTATTTTGAGGGTTGTCCAAGGCCTTTAGGCTTTACA ATTTTGCTTAGGGGTGCTAATGAAGAAGAGTTGAAAAAAGTGAAGCATGTGGTCCAATATGGAGTTTTCGCAGCTTATCATTTGGCACTGGAGACATCGTTTCTTGCTGACGAAGGAGCCTCACCAGAACTCCCCTTGAACTCCCCGATTACGGTAGCTCTTCCAGATAAATCCATGAGCATTGAACGTTCGATATCTACTGTGCCAGGTTTCATGGTCTCTGCATATGAAAAGTCTCCAACAATGCTAACTGGTTCCGAACCACAGCGAGCAAACAGTGTCCCAGCATCTGAGTTGCTTTCAACCACTGCTAATGTATCCATCCAGAAGGACATAAACCCTCTGATACCCAATGGTTCAGGCTGGCAGGGTAGAGAAGGAACTCCGGGTTTCACATTTTCACGCTATAATGTTCCATTGAATTTGCCTGACCGTTTGATAGCTGGAAGAAACGCAGATTTTTCTGAAAGATCTGCACTGGCCGACAAAAGCAACCCAACAGACATATTGGACAGTTCCCTACATTCATCAGGGCAAGGCGTTGTGCCACAGAGTTCTCAAAGTAGTAAGAGCGTTGTAGTAGAAAACCAGGACAATGGTACAGAGTTTATGGCCATCCAACAACAAAACAGTGAGACTCCAAAGGAACCACAATCTCAAAAAGAGGAGTTTCCTCCGGCACCCTCTGATCACCAAAGCATCTTGGTTTCTCTATCGTCCAGATCAGTGTGGAAAGGAACTGTGTGTGAGAGGTCTCATCTCTTCCGGATAAAGTACTATGGTAGTTTCGATAAACCCTTGGGACGGTTCTTGAGAGATCATTTGTTCGATCAG GGTTACAGGTGTCGTTCATGTGAGATGCCATCAGAAGCTCACGTTCACTGTTACACTCATCGACAAGGCAGCCTTACGATATCTGTCAAGAAGCTTCAAGATTGTCTCTTACCTGGTGAAAAGGAGGGGAAGATTTGGATGTGGCATAGATGCCTGAGATGCCCTCGACCTGACGGTTTTCCTCCCGCGACTCTACGAGTGGTGATGTCTGATGCTGCATGGGGATTATCCTTTGGGAAGTTTCTGGAGCTCAGTTTCTCAAATCACGCAGCTGCCAGTAGAGTAGCATGTTGTGGCCACTCTCTCCATAGAGACTGTCTTCGTTTCTACGG ATTCGGGAACATGGTTGCTTGCTTCCGTTACGCTACTATAGATGTTAATTCTGTCTACCTTCCACCATCAGTTCTTAGTTTCAACTATGATAATCAGGACTGGATACAGAGAGAGACAGATGAG GTGGTAGAGAGAGCTGAGCTTCTGTTTTCTGAAGTATTGAATGCTATTAGTCAAATTGCAGCAAAAGGTTTTAGGCGTCGAATTGGTGAACTCGAAGAATTGCTGCAAAGAGAGAAAGCAGAGTTCGAG GATAATATTCAAAAGATGATGTTGCAAAGGGAGGTGAAGGAAGGCCAACCTCAAGTGGATATTCTTGAGCTGTACCGGCTTCGCAGGCAGCTGATTTTTCAGTCATATATGTGGGATCACCGTTTGATTAATGCATCAAGTTTATCTAAGATTGAGTGTAGTGATGAAAATGAGAAAGTACCCTTGGCTAAGAGCCAGACCCTCCCCGAGATGAATGCTGGGACTAACTCTCTTCTTTCTGGCTCAGAGGTTGATCAGAATCCTGATGGTGGTTCTACCGATGACACTAAGGTTCAGAAGGAAGCGGATACGAATTTAGATATGAATCCGGAAAAGGAAGATGGTGGAGAAGTCTCTCCCAGCAAGACCTTACCTGATAGTTCTGAACCTCTGGAAAGTAAACTCGATGTTCGCAGGACACAGTCTGATGGCGAGATAGTTACGAAAAATCTATCAGCTACTCTTGATGCAGCATGGATAGGCGAGCGTCAGACATCAGGGGAGATTCCAACCAATACTAAGATCTTGCTTCCTCCTTCAAACTCTTCAACTTTCCCTCCAATAGATCTCCCAGAACAGCAAAACGAATTCAAGGTGGCGTATCCAGTTTCACCTGCTCTACCGAGTAAAGATTATGAGAGCTCAGAAGATTCTGTAAGCTGGTTAGGTGTGCCATTCCTCAATTTCTACCGCTCCATCAACAAGAATTTTTTGCTTAGCTCTCAGAAGCTCGATACATTTGGAGAGCATAGCCCTGTCTATATTTCATCTTTTAGAGAGGCAGAGCTTCGAGGTGGACCAAGGCTACTTCTTCCCGTAGGCATCAATGATATTGTTGTTCCGGTGTATGATGATGAACCCACAAGTATGATCGCATACGCCTTGACGTCACCAGAGTATCAACGTCAAATTTCTGTTGAAGGGGAATCTCTAGTTTCGTATACTTCTGAACTGAACATCCCTCGCCCAGTTGATGACACCATTTTTGACCCTAGCAGAAGCACAAGTTCGGTGGATGAGAATATACTCTCAATGTCCTCATCTCGCAGTCTGGACCCGCTCTCATATACAAAAGCGTTACATGCTCGAGTCTCATACGGAGAAGACGGCACTCTTGGAAAAGTGAAGTACACGGTTACTTGTTACTATGCAAAACGGTTTGAGGCCTTGAGAGGTATATGTATCCCTTCGGAACTTGAGTATATAAGGTCTCTTAGCCGGTGTAAGAAATGGGGAGCTCAAGGTGGGAAGAGCAATGTCTTCTTTGCTAAAACCCTTGACGATCGTTTCATCATCAAGCAAGTCACCAAGACAGAACTTGAATCGTTCATCAAGTTTGCACCTGCTTACTTCAAGTATTTATCCGAGTCTATCAGCACGAAAAGTCCAACTTGTTTGGCAAAAATCTTGGGAATCTATCAG GTCGCAACAAAGCAACTTAAGAGCGGGAAAGAAACAAAGATGGATGTTCTGATAATGGAGAATCTTCTCTTTGGAAGAACTGTGAAGCGGCTTTATGACCTCAAAGGATCATCCCGGGCGCGATACAACCCTGACGCTAGTGGGAGCAACAAGGTCTTGTTGGATCAGAACTTGATTGAAGCAATGCCAACTTCTCCCATTTTCGTTGGTAACAAAGCTAAACGATTGTTGGAAAGAGCTGTCTGGAACGATACCGCTTTTCTTGCA TTGGGTGATGTGATGGATTACTCGTTGCTAGTAGGCGTAGATGAAGAAAAGAACGAGTTAGTTCTCGGGATTATCGACTTCTTGAGGCAGTACACATGGGACAAACATCTAGAGTCTTGGGTGAAATTTACGGGAATCTTAGGAGGACCAAAGAATGAAGCACCAACGGTTATCTCTCCAAAGCAATACAAGAGAAGATTCAGAAAGGCCATGACGACTTACTTCCTCATGGTTCCTGATCAATGGTCTCCGCCTAATGTCATTGCTAATAACTCCAGGTCTGATCAACCTGAAGAAACCTCTCAAGCCGGTACACAAGCAGAGTGA
- the LOC106330236 gene encoding uncharacterized protein LOC106330236 has product MRHHLIEGLKDQYMTIENPLDLWNALRHRYDHQKMVLLPKARHDWMHLRFMDFKSVDEYNSALFKIVSILKLCGEEVSDVMMLEKTYTTFNQSNSVLQQQYRTKGFATYTDLISCLLLAEANNELLMKNSGARPAETAPLPEAHEVEKKDPKETYYTQDNRKPYGNSRGGYRGRRRDNHNGQDNYSTSQKGNHNNRGRGSNYGRGRGSYGRGRADSPSIAYEVSTSGISMGTCGFTWNRTDSHQAI; this is encoded by the exons ATGCGCCATCATCTCATTGAAGGTCTTAAGGATCAGTACATGACGATTGAGAATCCATTGGATCTTTGGAATGCTTTAAGGCACAGATATGATCACCAAAAGATGGTGTTGCTTCCAAAGGCAAGGCACGATTGGATGCACCTCAGATTCATGGACTTCAAGTCCGTGGATGAGTACAACTCGGCCTTATTCAAAATCGTCTCAATACTAAAGCTGTGTGGTGAAGAAGTGTCCGATGTGATGATGCTTGAAAAGACCTATACGACTTTCAATCAGTCGAATTCTGTGTTGCAACAGCAATATAGAACAAAAGGTTTTGCCACATATACTGATCTGATCTCATGTCTACTCTTGGCCGAGGCAAACAATGAGCTCCTTATGAAGAATAGTGGAGCCAGACCTGCCGAGACAGCACCATTACCCGAAGCCCATGAGGTTGAAAAGAAAGATCCCAAAGAGACCTACTACACCCAAGACAACAGGAAACCATACGGCAATAGCCGTGGTGGGTACAGGGGGCGTAGGCGTGACAATCATAACGGTCAAGACAACTACTCAACCAGCCAAAAAGGAAACCACAATAACCGTGGTCGTGGTTCCAATTACGGTCGGGGCCGAGGGAGTTATGGCCGTGGACGAG CTGATAGCCCGTCCATTGCTTATGAAGTCTCAACTTCCGGTATCAGCATGGGGACATGCGGTTTTACATGGAACAGAACTGATTCGCATCAGGCCATCTAG
- the LOC106334110 gene encoding pectinesterase 1-like encodes MDTPNSAKGYFKVDDEAQEMALKKKAYKRLFIVVASVVVFLSVIIGAAVAVARSQRNDPHGSSPSSTPELTPAASLKSVCSVTRFPDACISSISKIPSSNTTDPVVIFRLSLKVVVDELASISDLPKKLAEETDDEGIKSALRVCGEMLDVAMDSVNDTVSSMEVRDGKNILNSGKIEDLKTWLTAAITYYETCFDTLAEISPNQSESKTSIVSKNLTSAMKNSTEFTSNSLAIVAKILSTLSDFGVPVHRRRLLSSNSFPSWVSPRTRWLLSAKSVKPNVIVAADGSGDVWTVNEAVVKIPKKSNATFVIYVKAGTYVENVFMDKNMWNVMIYGDGKSKTIISGSKNYGVDGIKTYYTATLGVLGSGFIMKDIGIINTAGPEKGQAVAFRSGSDHSVYYQCSFDGYQDTLYPQAKRQFYRDCDVTGTVDFIFGSAAVVFQGCNIRPRQPLPKQYNTITAQGKKEENLHSGTVIQGCTITANGNVTAATYLGRPWKPYSTTVFMQSEIGALVGAAGWMRWDAGVDPPSTILYGEYKNSGPGAGVTKRVNWAGYKPTMSAAEAGRFTVDAFINEEDWLPAMGVPYQPSFF; translated from the exons ATGGATACTCCAAACTCAGCCAAAGGATACTTCAAAGTAGATGATGAAGCTCAAGAAATGGCCTTGAAGAAAAAGGCGTACAAACGTTTGTTTATTGTGGTAGCCTCCGTCGTGGTTTTCCTCAGTGTTATCATCGGCGCTGCCGTCGCCGTTGCTCGTAGCCAGAGAAACGATCCACATGGCTCGTCCCCTAGCTCTACTCCCGAGTTGACTCCAGCTGCTTCGCTCAAGAGCGTGTGCAGCGTCACACGGTTCCCTGATGCTTGTATCTCAAGCATCTCGAAGATTCCATCGTCCAACACGACGGATCCGGTGGTTATCTTCAGGCTGTCCCTGAAGGTGGTGGTCGACGAGCTCGCTTCGATCTCCGACTTGCCGAAGAAGCTAGCGGAAGAGACTGACGATGAGGGGATCAAATCAGCCCTTCGTGTTTGTGGTGAGATGCTAGACGTGGCGATGGATAGTGTCAACGATACTGTCTCCTCCATGGAGGTTAGAGACGGTAAGAACATCTTGAACTCTGGTAAGATAGAAGATCTCAAGACGTGGCTCACCGCAGCCATAACGTACTACGAGACATGTTTCGACACCCTCGCTGAGATCAGCCCTAACCAGTCAGAGTCCAAGACCTCCATAGTCTCGAAGAACCTTACATCCGCTATGAAAAACTCCACCGAGTTCACCAGCAACAGTCTAGCCATCGTGGCTAAGATCCTCTCTACCTTGAGCGACTTTGGTGTCCCGGTTCACAGGAGACGGCTACTGAGTTCAAACTCGTTCCCATCTTGGGTGAGCCCTAGGACGCGGTGGTTACTTTCGGCGAAGAGTGTAAAGCCTAACGTGATTGTGGCGGCTGATGGATCCGGTGACGTGTGGACGGTTAACGAGGCGGTGGTGAAGATCCCTAAGAAGTCGAACGCAACGTTTGTTATATACGTGAAAGCTGGTACATATGTGGAGAATGTTTTTATGGATAAGAACATGTGGAATGTTATGATCTACGGCGACGGCAAGTCCAAGACGATTATTTCCGGTAGCAAGAACTACGGCGTCGACGGGATTAAAACCTACTATACGGCTACGTTAG GTGTTCTAGGGAGCGGCTTCATTATGAAGGACATCGGAATTATAAACACCGCCGGACCGGAGAAAGGCCAGGCGGTGGCATTCCGATCAGGTTCCGACCATTCAGTCTACTACCAATGCTCATTCGACGGTTACCAAGACACTCTCTACCCTCAAGCCAAGCGTCAGTTCTACCGCGACTGCGACGTCACCGGAACAGTCGACTTCATTTTTGGAAGCGCCGCCGTTGTCTTCCAGGGCTGCAACATCCGACCGCGTCAGCCGCTTCCTAAGCAGTACAACACAATCACCGCCCAGGGCAAAAAGGAAGAGAATCTGCACTCTGGTACCGTGATACAGGGATGCACAATCACGGCCAACGGAAACGTAACCGCTGCGACGTATCTCGGCCGTCCGTGGAAACCGTACTCCACTACGGTGTTTATGCAGTCGGAGATTGGAGCGCTCGTGGGGGCCGCCGGGTGGATGAGGTGGGATGCAGGGGTCGACCCGCCGTCGACTATACTCTATGGAGAGTATAAAAATTCGGGTCCTGGAGCGGGTGTGACCAAGAGAGTTAACTGGGCCGGGTACAAGCCCACTATGTCTGCTGCAGAGGCAGGGAGGTTTACAGTTGATGCCTTTATCAATGAAGAAGATTGGTTACCTGCGATGGGTGTGCCGTATCAGCCAAGTTTCTTTTGA